The proteins below are encoded in one region of Pseudonocardia sp. DSM 110487:
- a CDS encoding LacI family DNA-binding transcriptional regulator, translating to MPAVPPRRVTLKDIARDSGVSVTTASRALHGATGGARAPSEDTAARVRAAATRLGYSRDQLASGLRTRRSWLLGMLVPRLSDYVLATIYEGVEEAARLAGYGAVVANTYDDPDEQRARAEVVLDHRVEGLIIGDASERGNLLDDLERRGVPFVLVSRRTGSHPAVTGDDLTGGRLVAEHLLDRGHVRVAVLAGEAYASTGRDRTRGFLERWSAAGRTVPADRVVHGPFDAAGGREAMQRVLDTPGPPPTAVFAVNDFAAIGAMGALRDAGLRVGRDVALVGYNDVSLAAELPIPLSTVATPNLEMGRRGVELLVEILDGGRPGSVLLPPELRIRASSGPG from the coding sequence GTGCCAGCAGTGCCACCCCGCCGGGTCACCTTGAAGGACATCGCGCGGGACTCGGGCGTCTCCGTGACGACCGCCTCCCGCGCCCTCCACGGCGCGACCGGCGGGGCGCGGGCGCCGTCGGAGGACACGGCCGCGCGGGTACGGGCGGCCGCGACCCGGCTCGGCTACTCCCGCGACCAGCTGGCCAGCGGCCTGCGCACCCGCCGCAGCTGGCTGCTCGGGATGCTCGTCCCACGCCTGTCCGATTACGTGCTGGCCACGATCTACGAGGGGGTCGAGGAGGCCGCGCGGCTCGCGGGGTACGGCGCCGTCGTCGCGAACACCTACGACGACCCGGACGAGCAGCGGGCCCGCGCCGAGGTCGTGCTCGACCACCGCGTCGAGGGACTGATCATCGGCGACGCCTCCGAGCGCGGCAACCTGCTCGACGACCTCGAGCGAAGGGGCGTCCCGTTCGTGCTCGTCAGCCGGCGGACCGGCAGCCACCCCGCGGTGACCGGGGATGACCTCACGGGCGGTCGTCTCGTCGCGGAACACCTCCTCGACCGGGGCCACGTCCGGGTCGCGGTCCTCGCGGGCGAGGCCTACGCCAGCACCGGCAGGGACCGGACGAGGGGGTTCCTGGAGCGCTGGTCGGCAGCGGGGCGGACCGTGCCGGCGGATCGGGTGGTCCACGGGCCCTTCGACGCGGCCGGTGGGCGCGAGGCGATGCAGCGAGTCCTGGACACTCCCGGGCCGCCGCCGACCGCGGTATTCGCCGTGAACGACTTCGCGGCGATCGGGGCGATGGGCGCCCTGCGCGACGCCGGGCTGCGCGTCGGCCGGGACGTCGCGCTCGTCGGCTACAACGACGTGTCCCTCGCCGCGGAGCTGCCGATCCCGCTGAGCACGGTCGCCACCCCGAACCTCGAGATGGGGCGCAGAGGGGTGGAACTCCTCGTCGAGATCCTGGACGGCGGGCGGCCCGGCTCCGTCCTGCTGCCGCCGGAGCTGCGCATCCGGGCGTCGAGCGGCCCGGGTTGA
- a CDS encoding sensor histidine kinase KdpD, protein MFRLAVCSAVSSSGPAGVPGVALRWRMRMRRSIWASLAGLLPHGYQLADADWQRRHRLLQWVLLLHVPGLYLFGLFLRTPPEGVLFAVTVPAACLLLGWLLTEHRRVAASFVTLGLVYSSAALVALTGGTIEAHFHFFIIIGFIALYQDWVPFLLNVIFTVISHGVGSAWPQTLIFNHPAAQGNPWLWSLIHGVAVLFACVGMALFWRITEDSQREKDILQHRLAQAEINRRQFTSDLLVNLARRNQSMFYRQLEIINQLEESEQDPDALAELFKLDHLATRVQRNAESLLVLSGEQQPRVWREPVALRDVVRAAIAETEDLDRVSTLVDERPAIAGHSVADATHLLAELIENAVRFSPPDSRVRISLMPDRRHAGGQLLTIEDWGIGMNAEDLATANFILAEAPDIDLAVAQRLGFHVVARLSARHGIRVSLSPTPGSGTTAVVALPVELFDGNPNHDPNRDAPSGTTPGATGNTQRLLHRGATPPTGNRTDTAQPVMMAPTSGGGAHRIRLAADDTLPSWWTEAKVIATDQLVPAQRSAPVDDVEDGEDGKAEVAGLRHRVPLAHMAPELRTPNQADTGHTAVSPTRADGAAIARFHTGRPDAPIVDSGQPDVPPDSPNSEIPEPDVGVSAWFEPTIQPDPDPDPDPDVEPEAGQR, encoded by the coding sequence GTGTTTCGGCTCGCCGTATGCTCCGCCGTGTCATCCAGCGGACCAGCGGGCGTGCCGGGTGTCGCGCTGCGCTGGAGGATGCGCATGCGTCGCTCGATCTGGGCTTCCCTCGCCGGTCTGTTACCTCACGGCTATCAGCTGGCCGACGCCGACTGGCAACGACGGCACCGGCTCCTGCAATGGGTGCTGCTGCTGCACGTGCCCGGGCTCTACCTGTTCGGCCTGTTCCTGCGCACGCCGCCGGAGGGCGTGCTGTTCGCGGTGACGGTCCCGGCTGCGTGCCTGCTCCTCGGCTGGCTGCTGACAGAGCACCGGCGGGTGGCGGCGTCGTTCGTCACCTTGGGGCTCGTCTACAGCTCGGCGGCGCTGGTCGCGCTGACCGGGGGCACGATCGAGGCCCACTTCCACTTCTTCATCATCATCGGGTTCATCGCCCTCTACCAGGACTGGGTCCCGTTCCTGCTCAACGTGATCTTCACTGTGATCAGCCATGGGGTGGGATCGGCGTGGCCGCAAACGCTGATCTTCAACCACCCGGCGGCCCAGGGGAATCCGTGGCTGTGGTCGTTGATCCACGGCGTCGCGGTGCTGTTCGCCTGCGTGGGGATGGCCCTGTTCTGGCGGATCACCGAGGACTCCCAGCGGGAGAAGGACATTCTCCAGCACCGGCTGGCCCAAGCCGAGATCAATCGGCGGCAGTTCACCTCCGACCTGCTGGTGAACCTGGCCCGGCGCAACCAGAGCATGTTCTACCGGCAGCTGGAGATCATCAACCAGCTGGAGGAGTCGGAGCAGGACCCGGACGCGCTCGCCGAACTGTTCAAGCTCGACCACCTCGCCACCAGGGTGCAGCGCAACGCCGAGAGCCTGCTCGTGTTGTCCGGCGAGCAGCAGCCGCGGGTCTGGCGGGAACCGGTCGCGCTGCGCGACGTGGTGCGCGCGGCCATCGCCGAGACCGAGGACCTCGACCGGGTGTCGACGCTCGTCGACGAGCGCCCGGCCATCGCCGGGCACAGCGTCGCCGACGCCACGCACCTGCTCGCCGAGCTCATCGAGAACGCGGTGCGGTTCTCCCCGCCCGACAGCCGGGTACGCATCAGCCTGATGCCCGACCGGCGCCACGCCGGCGGGCAGCTCCTCACCATCGAGGACTGGGGTATCGGGATGAACGCCGAGGACCTCGCCACGGCCAATTTCATCCTGGCCGAGGCCCCCGACATCGACCTGGCCGTTGCGCAGCGTCTCGGGTTCCATGTCGTCGCCCGGCTCAGCGCCCGGCACGGCATCCGGGTTTCGCTGTCCCCGACACCCGGCTCGGGCACGACGGCCGTGGTCGCCTTACCCGTCGAACTCTTCGACGGCAACCCGAACCACGATCCGAACCGCGACGCGCCGAGCGGGACGACACCCGGGGCCACCGGGAACACGCAGCGCCTCCTGCACCGCGGCGCGACCCCGCCCACAGGAAATCGCACCGACACCGCCCAGCCGGTGATGATGGCGCCCACCAGCGGCGGCGGAGCCCATCGAATCCGGTTGGCGGCCGATGACACCCTCCCCAGTTGGTGGACAGAGGCCAAGGTCATCGCCACCGACCAGCTGGTGCCGGCGCAGCGTTCCGCGCCGGTGGACGACGTGGAAGACGGGGAAGACGGAAAGGCCGAGGTTGCCGGGCTGCGTCACCGGGTCCCGCTGGCCCACATGGCGCCGGAGCTGAGGACGCCGAACCAGGCCGACACCGGCCACACCGCGGTCTCGCCCACTCGGGCGGACGGGGCGGCGATCGCGCGCTTCCACACCGGCCGTCCCGACGCGCCCATCGTCGACAGCGGTCAACCTGACGTGCCGCCGGACAGCCCCAACTCAGAAATCCCCGAGCCCGATGTCGGCGTGAGCGCCTGGTTCGAGCCGACCATCCAGCCCGACCCCGACCCCGACCCCGACCCCGACGTCGAACCCGAGGCGGGGCAGCGGTGA
- a CDS encoding erythromycin esterase family protein, translating into MGALLALGLGVAGTGAAASAVAASAAPPASAPADADDPVAALGRDAHALRSIEPHGDLRDLRPLGAMVADAQVVGLGEATHGSREFFTMKHRVFRYLVEEKGFTTFSLETGWSGGVRLNEYVRHGTGDLDQIMQEELQDSYRFWRTTEYRDFIEWMRDYNSRHATQVQFMGNDLGYAGPELLDRVTGYVRAHHPTLLAQFMEAYRDLRPTTDAGTWMSTYPGLPIGQRQAVARTAQQAMDALAATHATSEEFTWTVQHARAIAQVATLYSFDLDDPAKVRDAMLYRDQVMAENTAWWHEQTGAKILVSAHNGHVGYESHEPEQYPRMQGAFLRDRLGAGYVSVGFTFHHGSFNAEDENDQLGTFAVSPAGAGSNEYVLDEVALRDYLLDLRSAPAAARAWLAEPRATRSIGTAWPQPDRPIALGRTHDILIHLHRVQAAHLLG; encoded by the coding sequence GTGGGCGCGCTGCTGGCCCTCGGGCTCGGCGTCGCAGGCACGGGCGCCGCCGCGTCGGCCGTCGCCGCGTCCGCGGCCCCGCCCGCTTCGGCACCCGCCGACGCGGACGATCCCGTTGCCGCGCTAGGCCGTGACGCGCATGCCCTGCGTTCCATCGAGCCGCACGGCGACCTGCGTGACCTTCGCCCGCTCGGCGCGATGGTCGCCGACGCCCAGGTGGTGGGGCTGGGCGAGGCCACACACGGTTCGCGCGAGTTCTTCACGATGAAGCACCGGGTGTTCCGCTACCTGGTCGAGGAGAAGGGGTTCACCACGTTCTCGCTGGAGACCGGCTGGAGCGGCGGGGTCCGCCTGAACGAGTACGTGCGGCACGGGACGGGCGATCTCGACCAGATCATGCAGGAAGAGTTGCAGGACTCGTACCGGTTCTGGCGCACCACCGAGTACCGGGACTTCATCGAGTGGATGCGCGACTACAACTCCCGGCACGCCACGCAGGTCCAGTTCATGGGCAACGACCTCGGCTACGCCGGCCCCGAGCTGCTCGACCGGGTGACCGGGTACGTCCGCGCGCACCACCCCACGCTGTTGGCGCAGTTCATGGAGGCGTACCGGGACCTGCGCCCGACCACGGACGCCGGCACCTGGATGTCCACCTATCCGGGGCTACCGATCGGCCAACGGCAAGCGGTCGCCAGGACGGCTCAGCAGGCCATGGATGCGCTGGCGGCGACGCATGCCACCAGCGAGGAGTTCACGTGGACGGTCCAGCACGCGCGCGCCATCGCACAGGTCGCCACGCTGTACTCGTTCGACCTGGACGACCCCGCGAAGGTCCGGGACGCCATGCTCTACCGGGACCAGGTCATGGCCGAAAACACCGCCTGGTGGCACGAGCAGACCGGAGCGAAGATCCTCGTGTCCGCCCACAACGGACACGTCGGCTACGAGTCCCACGAACCCGAGCAGTACCCCAGGATGCAGGGCGCCTTCCTGCGCGACCGGCTGGGCGCGGGCTACGTCAGTGTCGGCTTCACGTTCCACCACGGGTCGTTCAACGCCGAGGACGAGAACGACCAGCTCGGCACCTTCGCGGTAAGTCCAGCCGGCGCGGGCAGCAACGAGTACGTGTTGGACGAGGTGGCGCTGCGCGACTACCTGCTCGACCTGCGTAGCGCGCCGGCCGCGGCGCGTGCCTGGTTGGCGGAGCCTCGGGCGACCCGCTCCATCGGCACCGCATGGCCTCAGCCAGACCGTCCGATCGCGCTCGGAAGGACCCACGACATCCTGATCCACCTGCACCGCGTCCAGGCGGCCCACCTGCTCGGGTGA
- the pdxA gene encoding 4-hydroxythreonine-4-phosphate dehydrogenase PdxA: MPTELFVIADDLSGAAETAAVLGPTALGAAARVVLAGGGRPPRVAPGLTVVDLDSRSATPADAARAVRDAIAAAPPGARIVKKIDSLLRGNLAAEIGALAAARPVVLALALPVAERTVRDGVVHLSGIPLHETNAWRIEPVPAPSSVAAALAPLRTTVLGLDAVRGDVAGALATALRQAPVVICDATTDADLDALAAAALARPDVVLAGSGGFAAAIGRHLVSGYARDGSRIRSRHSSVLVVVGSAAEIAARQVERLLADGAREIRLPLGGERLEPGVTVLRPAAVTGADPRVVVAELARAVADLDPGPDGADLVLTGGETARRVLDELGIDELEPLAQIGHGAVRSRTADGRHVVTRPGSFGGVDSLRDIVAELLPHPPEDQEGAMTITAGTASTDARPLVAVTMGDGAGVGPEVIVPAVVHPDTLARCRPVVIGDAARLRKAAGILGQHVEIVAIDEPAQAEFGANRINVIDLGLLPDDLPWGAVSPVAGEAAYQYIRVAAELAVAGAVQGICTAPLNKEALHAAGHRFPGHTELLAHLTGTEEVSMMLTTPKVKVIHVTTHIGLIDAVARIEPGLVERTVRRGHEALVRAGIAEPKIGVCGINPHAGENGLFGYGEEEEKIVPALKVLQADGIDARGPLPADTAFFLAGRGDYDLIVAMYHDQGHGPVKVLGIESGVNITVGLPVIRTSVDHGTAFDIAGKGVAEPGSMVEALRQAAELSSRPVA, encoded by the coding sequence GTGCCGACCGAGCTGTTCGTCATCGCCGACGACCTGTCCGGCGCCGCGGAGACCGCTGCCGTGCTGGGCCCTACCGCGCTGGGCGCTGCCGCGCGTGTCGTGCTCGCCGGTGGTGGGCGTCCGCCGCGCGTGGCTCCCGGCCTGACGGTGGTCGATCTCGACAGTCGGAGTGCCACGCCCGCCGACGCGGCCCGCGCCGTGCGCGACGCCATCGCGGCCGCGCCCCCGGGGGCCCGGATCGTCAAGAAGATCGACTCGCTGCTGCGCGGCAACCTCGCGGCCGAGATCGGGGCGCTGGCGGCCGCCCGGCCCGTCGTGCTCGCCCTCGCCCTGCCGGTGGCCGAGCGCACCGTCCGGGACGGGGTCGTGCACCTGTCCGGGATCCCGCTGCACGAGACGAACGCGTGGCGGATCGAACCGGTACCCGCCCCGTCGAGCGTCGCGGCGGCCCTGGCGCCCCTGCGCACCACCGTGCTCGGCCTCGACGCGGTGCGGGGTGACGTCGCCGGGGCACTGGCGACGGCATTGCGGCAGGCGCCGGTCGTGATCTGTGACGCCACGACCGACGCCGACCTGGACGCACTGGCCGCGGCCGCGCTCGCCCGCCCCGACGTGGTTCTCGCCGGGTCGGGCGGGTTCGCCGCGGCCATCGGAAGACACCTCGTGAGCGGATACGCACGCGATGGCTCGCGTATCCGCTCACGACACTCCTCGGTGCTCGTCGTGGTCGGGTCGGCCGCCGAGATCGCCGCCCGGCAGGTGGAGCGGCTGCTCGCCGACGGGGCGCGCGAGATCCGGCTGCCCCTCGGCGGGGAGCGCCTCGAACCGGGGGTGACCGTCCTGCGGCCGGCCGCGGTCACCGGCGCGGATCCGCGGGTCGTCGTGGCCGAACTGGCCCGCGCCGTCGCCGACCTCGATCCCGGACCAGACGGCGCCGACCTCGTTCTCACCGGTGGCGAGACCGCGCGTCGGGTACTCGACGAGCTGGGGATCGACGAGCTCGAACCGCTCGCCCAGATCGGGCACGGCGCCGTCCGCAGCCGCACGGCGGACGGGCGCCACGTCGTCACCCGGCCGGGCAGCTTCGGCGGGGTCGATTCATTGCGCGACATCGTCGCGGAGCTGCTGCCACACCCGCCCGAAGATCAGGAAGGCGCTATGACCATCACCGCAGGGACCGCATCGACCGACGCCCGGCCCCTCGTCGCTGTCACGATGGGCGACGGCGCGGGAGTCGGGCCAGAGGTGATCGTCCCGGCCGTCGTGCACCCCGACACCCTCGCCCGCTGCCGGCCCGTCGTGATCGGCGACGCCGCCAGGCTCCGCAAGGCCGCCGGGATCCTCGGACAGCACGTGGAGATCGTCGCGATCGACGAGCCGGCGCAGGCCGAGTTCGGCGCGAACCGGATCAACGTGATCGACCTCGGGCTGCTCCCGGATGACCTGCCGTGGGGCGCGGTGTCGCCGGTGGCGGGGGAGGCCGCGTACCAGTACATCCGCGTGGCGGCGGAGCTCGCGGTCGCGGGCGCCGTGCAGGGGATCTGCACCGCGCCGCTGAACAAGGAGGCGCTGCACGCCGCGGGGCACCGATTCCCGGGCCACACCGAGCTGCTCGCGCACCTCACCGGCACCGAAGAGGTGTCGATGATGCTCACCACCCCGAAGGTCAAGGTCATCCACGTCACCACGCACATCGGGCTGATCGACGCCGTGGCCCGGATCGAGCCGGGGCTCGTCGAGCGGACGGTGCGGCGCGGGCACGAGGCGCTGGTGCGCGCCGGGATCGCCGAACCGAAGATCGGGGTCTGCGGCATCAACCCCCACGCGGGCGAGAACGGCCTCTTCGGCTACGGCGAGGAGGAGGAGAAGATCGTCCCCGCGCTGAAGGTGCTGCAGGCCGACGGCATCGACGCCCGCGGCCCGCTGCCGGCCGACACCGCGTTCTTCCTGGCAGGGCGCGGCGACTACGACCTGATCGTCGCGATGTACCACGACCAGGGGCACGGGCCGGTCAAGGTGCTCGGCATCGAGTCCGGCGTCAACATCACCGTCGGGCTGCCGGTCATCCGCACCTCGGTCGACCACGGCACGGCGTTCGACATCGCCGGAAAGGGTGTCGCCGAGCCCGGCAGCATGGTCGAGGCGCTGCGTCAGGCCGCCGAGCTGTCGTCGCGGCCGGTAGCCTGA
- a CDS encoding DeoR/GlpR family DNA-binding transcription regulator, with protein MPARGSQRRRDEIVRLATTSGLASVDELSETFGVTASTIRRDLALLTTQGRLARTYGGAMALTAHPETSLRQRIGEAFGAKRAIARVAAAEVGPGETVLLDAGSTVGALAHELRSVPGLTAVTVGLTALQELSDAEGVTVHCLGGTLRPLSQGFVGPLAEAALERVTFDRAFLGADGVTAEGLCEADLAQTRLKELMARRATDVYVLAHGAKLGRSPFHAWARLEPGWTLITDASAEPASVGRLRGAGITVVVAGVAEGVESSA; from the coding sequence ATGCCGGCACGCGGATCGCAGCGGCGGCGTGACGAGATCGTGCGGCTCGCCACCACGTCGGGGCTGGCCAGCGTCGACGAGCTGTCCGAGACGTTCGGGGTCACCGCCTCGACGATCCGGCGCGACCTGGCGCTGCTGACCACACAGGGCCGGCTCGCCCGCACCTACGGCGGCGCGATGGCGCTCACGGCGCACCCGGAGACGTCGCTGCGCCAGCGGATCGGGGAGGCGTTCGGGGCCAAGCGCGCGATCGCGCGGGTGGCCGCGGCCGAGGTCGGCCCGGGGGAGACCGTGCTGCTGGACGCGGGCTCGACGGTCGGGGCGCTCGCCCACGAGCTGCGGTCGGTACCCGGCCTCACGGCCGTCACGGTAGGCCTGACCGCCCTGCAGGAGCTCAGCGACGCCGAGGGGGTCACCGTCCACTGCCTCGGCGGCACGCTGCGGCCGCTGAGCCAGGGCTTCGTCGGCCCCCTCGCGGAGGCGGCGCTGGAGCGGGTGACGTTCGACCGGGCCTTCCTCGGCGCCGACGGCGTCACGGCCGAGGGCCTGTGCGAGGCCGACCTCGCCCAGACCCGGCTCAAGGAGCTCATGGCCCGCCGGGCCACGGACGTCTACGTGCTCGCCCACGGCGCGAAGCTGGGGCGGTCCCCGTTCCACGCGTGGGCCCGGCTCGAGCCCGGATGGACGCTGATCACGGATGCGAGCGCGGAACCCGCGAGCGTCGGACGGCTCCGCGGCGCGGGGATCACGGTGGTGGTCGCCGGGGTGGCCGAGGGCGTCGAGTCGTCCGCCTGA
- a CDS encoding GNAT family N-acetyltransferase codes for MADTREHALRVIGWASRLRHVEDPLPAARFTTRLRLEPVGPANAADLWAVHNDDQVWPWYEDERPSLEQAERRARFMGESWRFHGVHKWIAYDRVSGEVVGRGGLSRTPVDDDWGQLYAFLPAEPWVRVAHDVRRPFTAHANWLEIGWALRHQFWGRGYAAEIARAGLAFAFDVLGVRAVVSCTVRHNERSRAVMERVGMRYAGEIRSRGIVEGVAGEQDDAPYAVCVLLREEWDPTLSGSSRSPRTRHRPAAGPGAAAGP; via the coding sequence GTGGCAGACACCCGGGAGCACGCGCTCCGGGTGATCGGCTGGGCGAGCAGACTGCGCCACGTGGAAGACCCGCTCCCGGCCGCTCGGTTCACGACGCGCCTGCGGCTCGAACCGGTCGGTCCCGCCAACGCAGCCGACCTCTGGGCCGTGCACAACGACGACCAGGTGTGGCCGTGGTACGAGGACGAGAGGCCGAGCCTCGAGCAGGCGGAGCGGCGCGCGAGGTTCATGGGCGAGTCGTGGCGCTTCCACGGCGTCCACAAGTGGATCGCGTACGACCGGGTGAGCGGCGAGGTCGTCGGTCGCGGCGGGCTGTCGCGCACGCCGGTCGACGACGACTGGGGTCAGCTCTACGCGTTCCTCCCGGCGGAACCGTGGGTGCGCGTCGCGCACGACGTCCGCCGCCCGTTCACCGCGCACGCGAACTGGCTCGAGATCGGATGGGCATTGCGGCACCAGTTCTGGGGGCGCGGCTACGCGGCCGAGATCGCCCGCGCCGGGCTGGCGTTCGCGTTCGACGTCCTCGGCGTGCGCGCAGTGGTGTCGTGCACGGTCCGGCACAACGAGCGTTCGCGGGCGGTGATGGAGCGCGTCGGCATGCGGTACGCGGGTGAGATCCGCAGCCGCGGGATCGTCGAAGGGGTTGCGGGAGAGCAGGACGACGCGCCGTACGCGGTGTGCGTGCTGCTGCGCGAGGAGTGGGACCCCACGCTCAGCGGTAGCAGTAGGAGTCCGAGGACGCGTCACCGCCCTGCAGCCGGACCTGGTGCGGCCGCAGGCCCCTGA
- a CDS encoding hydrolase — protein MEHEQAVEVCAICSDERQWVPADGQQWTNLDELAAAGHKVRVRELEPDLFGITVEPKLGIGQQAHLVRTPAGNVIWDMVGYVDEDAARQVRELGEVAAIVASHPHMYGVQVEWSRALGDAPVLVSDADQKWVARPDPVIRTWSGSLDVVPGVRLLQLGGHFPGSAVAHWAAGAGGNGVLLGGDTIQANPDRATTTFMRSYPNRIPLSAAVVDRITRAVEVLEFDRLYDNFGKTVDTDARAATRRSADRYIGWVRGDFDHLT, from the coding sequence GTGGAGCACGAACAAGCGGTCGAGGTGTGTGCCATCTGCTCCGACGAGCGGCAATGGGTGCCCGCGGACGGGCAGCAGTGGACCAACCTGGACGAGCTGGCCGCGGCAGGGCACAAGGTGCGGGTGCGGGAGCTCGAGCCGGACCTGTTCGGCATCACCGTCGAGCCGAAGCTCGGCATCGGCCAGCAGGCCCACCTCGTGCGCACGCCCGCGGGCAACGTCATCTGGGACATGGTGGGCTACGTCGACGAGGATGCCGCCCGCCAGGTCAGGGAGCTGGGTGAGGTGGCCGCGATCGTGGCCAGCCACCCGCACATGTACGGCGTGCAGGTGGAGTGGAGCCGGGCGCTGGGCGATGCGCCGGTGCTGGTCTCCGACGCGGACCAGAAGTGGGTGGCGCGGCCCGACCCGGTGATCCGCACGTGGTCGGGCAGCCTCGACGTGGTGCCCGGGGTCAGGCTCCTGCAGCTGGGCGGCCACTTCCCCGGCAGCGCGGTGGCCCACTGGGCGGCCGGCGCAGGCGGCAACGGGGTGCTACTGGGCGGCGACACGATCCAGGCCAACCCGGACCGGGCGACCACCACCTTCATGCGCAGCTACCCGAACCGCATCCCCCTCTCCGCGGCCGTGGTGGATCGGATCACCCGCGCGGTCGAGGTGCTCGAGTTCGACCGGCTCTACGACAACTTCGGCAAGACCGTCGACACGGACGCCCGCGCGGCCACCCGCCGGTCGGCCGACCGGTACATCGGCTGGGTGCGGGGCGACTTCGACCACCTCACCTGA
- a CDS encoding DUF742 domain-containing protein, producing MNEAEPPRHAANGPSPRRLVPIYAVTGGRTRSAGRELPMESLVSVTERARWAGHRLENEYRTILELARRPVALVEIGAALNVPVTVARVLVSDLVGDGYLDVHAPPPVFADGRPTSAVLTQLLAGLRAR from the coding sequence ATGAACGAAGCGGAGCCACCCCGGCATGCCGCCAACGGTCCGTCGCCCCGGCGGCTCGTTCCGATCTACGCCGTCACCGGCGGGCGCACCCGGTCGGCGGGCCGTGAGCTGCCGATGGAGTCACTCGTGAGCGTGACCGAACGGGCCCGCTGGGCCGGGCACCGGCTCGAGAACGAGTACCGCACGATCCTCGAGCTGGCGCGCCGACCGGTGGCGCTGGTCGAGATCGGCGCCGCGCTCAACGTGCCGGTGACCGTGGCACGCGTCCTCGTCAGCGACCTCGTCGGCGACGGCTACCTCGACGTCCACGCCCCACCACCGGTGTTCGCCGACGGCCGCCCAACCTCCGCCGTGCTCACCCAGCTCCTGGCGGGTCTGCGGGCACGCTGA
- a CDS encoding selenium-binding family protein, whose translation MTQPTVDPTFYRSAAEAAAAPAEQLAYVVAFDRAAQKHDAMTVVDVNPSSGSYGQVVGWTDVPGVGHELHHFGWNACSSALRHEGHGHELSRRYLLVPGLRSSDIHVLDTQPDPRAPRLVRTISGKELSDKAGYSRPHTMHCGPEGVFMTCIGGPEGDDDGPGGIALLDHATFDVLRAWETDRGPQHLAYDAWWHLNQNTLISSEWGSPSMIEDGIVPELLLGGRYGHALHFWDLAEGRHLQRIDLGAQHQITLEVRPSHDPDATWGFAGVAISTEDLSASVWRWFRDGGEWKAEKVISVPAEPADPDRLPPALKPFGAVPPLITDIDLSVDDRFLYVSCWGTGEMKQFDVSDPAQPWQTGSIRLGGIVDRAAHPARPDLPLAGGPQMVEVSRDGRRVYFTNSLYGAWDDQFYPDGVGAWMAKLDADPAGGLAVDERFFLHGDDFRGLRPHQVRLQGGDASSDSYCYR comes from the coding sequence ATGACCCAGCCGACCGTCGACCCGACGTTCTACCGCTCGGCGGCCGAAGCCGCCGCCGCCCCGGCCGAGCAGCTGGCCTACGTCGTCGCGTTCGACCGGGCCGCCCAGAAACACGACGCGATGACCGTCGTCGACGTGAACCCGTCGTCCGGCAGCTACGGGCAGGTCGTCGGCTGGACGGACGTCCCGGGTGTCGGCCACGAGCTGCACCACTTCGGCTGGAACGCGTGCTCGAGCGCGCTGCGGCACGAGGGCCACGGCCACGAGCTCTCCCGGCGCTACCTGCTCGTGCCGGGCCTGCGCTCGTCGGACATCCACGTGCTCGACACCCAGCCGGACCCGCGCGCCCCGCGGCTGGTCCGGACTATCAGCGGCAAGGAGCTGTCCGACAAGGCCGGCTACTCCCGCCCGCACACGATGCACTGCGGCCCGGAGGGGGTCTTCATGACGTGCATCGGCGGCCCCGAGGGCGACGACGACGGCCCCGGTGGGATCGCGCTGCTCGACCACGCGACGTTCGACGTCCTACGGGCCTGGGAGACCGACCGCGGCCCGCAGCACCTCGCCTACGACGCCTGGTGGCACCTCAACCAGAACACGCTGATCTCCAGCGAGTGGGGCAGCCCGTCGATGATCGAGGACGGCATCGTCCCCGAGCTGCTCCTCGGCGGGCGCTACGGCCATGCCCTGCATTTCTGGGACCTCGCGGAGGGCCGGCACCTGCAACGCATCGACCTCGGCGCGCAGCACCAGATCACGCTCGAGGTCCGCCCGTCCCACGACCCGGATGCGACGTGGGGGTTCGCCGGGGTGGCGATCTCCACCGAGGACCTGTCCGCCTCGGTCTGGCGGTGGTTCCGGGACGGCGGCGAGTGGAAGGCCGAGAAGGTCATCAGCGTCCCCGCCGAACCCGCCGACCCGGACCGGCTGCCACCCGCGCTCAAGCCCTTCGGCGCCGTGCCGCCGCTCATCACCGACATCGACCTCTCGGTTGACGACCGGTTCCTCTACGTCTCCTGCTGGGGCACCGGGGAGATGAAGCAGTTCGACGTCTCGGACCCGGCGCAGCCCTGGCAGACGGGTTCGATCCGGCTCGGTGGCATCGTGGACCGGGCCGCGCATCCGGCCCGGCCGGACCTGCCGCTCGCCGGTGGACCGCAGATGGTCGAGGTCAGCCGCGACGGGCGCCGCGTCTACTTCACCAACTCGCTCTACGGCGCGTGGGACGACCAGTTCTACCCCGACGGCGTGGGCGCGTGGATGGCGAAGCTCGACGCCGACCCGGCCGGTGGCCTCGCCGTGGACGAGCGGTTCTTCCTGCACGGGGACGACTTCAGGGGCCTGCGGCCGCACCAGGTCCGGCTGCAGGGCGGTGACGCGTCCTCGGACTCCTACTGCTACCGCTGA